GTGTGTTTCAATGATAGATTTAGGTAAGCCAACCGATTCTTTTCCAAAAACTAAAAAGAGATTATCTTCAAAAGGAATGTGCCAATGGTTTTTATTGCCATGACTAGATAGAAACACCATGTTTTGGTCTTTGTTTTTACTGAAAAATTCCTCAATGTTTTCATAATAAACAATCGATACGTGTTTCCAATAATCTAATCCAGCGCGTTTTAATCGCGTGTCGTCAATTTTAAAACCGAAGGGTCTAACCAAATGCAATGTAGAACCTGATGCCAATGCTAAACGTCCAATATTACCTGTATTATTGGGTATTTCGGGTTCAATAAGTACAATGTTTAAGGGCATAAAAAGTTTATTTGTATTTTATGCGAAGATACATATTAAAGGAAACTTTTATGGTTCAGTGTGAGTTGGATGGAATTATAAATACGAAACCATAATTGTTTTATAATGTTGAAGGATCATTATTAATAACATTCAAAATATAAAATCTACGAGGGAGTTGTTTATATTATTAGAGTTTGTCGATACTATGGGGCTTGTTTAATACTAAAATTAGCAAAGAATAGAGCTTTATAGCATAAATAGGGGGGGCAAATAAAGGGAATTAAAAAGTTAATCAGCCTTTTGTTTTACCTTTTTTGCGACTGGTTTCATTATAATACGTAAGGTACTATCATTGTTAAAATAACTAATGAACCAATTCATAAAGATCAAGAGTTTGTTTTTAACACTTAAAATAAGCATTAAATGAATAAACATCCAAGTAAACCAAGCCAAACGCCCTTGAAAACTAAACTTTGGTAAATCGACTACAGCTTTGCGTTTTCCAATAGTGGCCATAGAACCTTTATCGGCATACTCAAACTCTTTTTTAGGTTTGTTTCTGCTTATGTTTATTAAGTTTTTTGCCAATAACACCGCTTGTTGTTGTGCTACACTAGCTACTTGTGCATGTCCTTTGGGGTTGTTAGGGGTTTCCATATAAGCAATATCGCCTAGAGCGTACACATTATTTAAATGTTTAATTTCGTTAAAGCGATTTACTATAAGTCTGTTTCCTCTAGTTATACACTCCTTAGGGAACCCTTCAATAATATTACCAGTAACACCCGCAGCCCAAATAACGTTTTTAGAAGCTATCTTTTCACCGTTATTTAATGTAACGGTACTGCCATCATAGTCCTTTACCATGGTGCTTGTTTTAACAATAACTCCTAAATCTTCTAGATACTTTTGCGACATTTTTTGCGAACCTTCACTCATGGGGCTAAGTGTATGCGCCGTTCCTTCAAGTAAATAAATGGTGAGTTTGGAAAAGTCTTTATCAGGATAATCTTTAGGTAAAATGTTGCGTTTCATTTCCGCTAAAGCACCAGATAATTCTACACCCGTTGGTCCGCCACCAACAATTACAAAATTTAAAAGTGCCTGAAGTTTATCGGGGTCTGTGGTGTTTAGGGCGTCTTCAAAGGTCTGTAAAATACGGTTTCTAAGTTGAATCGCCTCGGGTATGGTTTTCATTGGGTAGGCATAATCTCTTAAATTTTCGCTTCCAAAATAATTGGTGGTACACCCGATAGCAATAACTAGATGATCATATTC
The genomic region above belongs to Mariniflexile litorale and contains:
- a CDS encoding tRNA (cytidine(34)-2'-O)-methyltransferase, with product MPLNIVLIEPEIPNNTGNIGRLALASGSTLHLVRPFGFKIDDTRLKRAGLDYWKHVSIVYYENIEEFFSKNKDQNMVFLSSHGNKNHWHIPFEDNLFLVFGKESVGLPKSIIETHSNQLYKIPIYSEKVRSLNLANAVGIVVYEGLKHL
- a CDS encoding NAD(P)/FAD-dependent oxidoreductase, translated to MANVQRVIIVGAGFAGLKLAQGLIDHPNYEVYLIDKHNFHQFQPLMYQVATARLEPASISFPLRKVFQKSKNVRIRIAKVRQINLEGKSVKTSIGDFEYDHLVIAIGCTTNYFGSENLRDYAYPMKTIPEAIQLRNRILQTFEDALNTTDPDKLQALLNFVIVGGGPTGVELSGALAEMKRNILPKDYPDKDFSKLTIYLLEGTAHTLSPMSEGSQKMSQKYLEDLGVIVKTSTMVKDYDGSTVTLNNGEKIASKNVIWAAGVTGNIIEGFPKECITRGNRLIVNRFNEIKHLNNVYALGDIAYMETPNNPKGHAQVASVAQQQAVLLAKNLINISRNKPKKEFEYADKGSMATIGKRKAVVDLPKFSFQGRLAWFTWMFIHLMLILSVKNKLLIFMNWFISYFNNDSTLRIIMKPVAKKVKQKAD